The Nerophis ophidion isolate RoL-2023_Sa linkage group LG21, RoL_Noph_v1.0, whole genome shotgun sequence region AGGATGGAGGGGCTACTTTGATACTTTAAAgatattaaaaccaatacaatttaGGTCGATCAAACTATCTGAACACAACATCCatatcttagctttgtgttatttgcCCTAAATTAAGCACACTCAAGCATTaaaatggctaaatgaactaCAAATATTACAGACCGTGCCGTTCAGTATTGTGCTTAGTTAGCCTCAGGCACCAACGCTAACATTAGAATGCAAACTTTTTGTTTTGCCAAATCTGGACCCAAACTCATTAcattcatataacttggtacttgacacatgctacatacttgccaaccctcccgatttttcttggaaactcacgaatttcagtgcctctcctgaaaatatcccggggaaaccattctcccgaatttctcccgattttcacccggataacagaattgggggcgtgccttaaagacactgcctttagcgtcctccccacatgagtgaatgcaagtcatattTGGTCAACtgcgatacaggtcacactgagggtggccgtataaactttaacactgttacaaatatgcgccacactgtgaacccacaccaaacaaaaatgacaaacatttcgggagaacatccgcaccctaacacaacagaacaaatacccagaaacctttgcagcactaactcttccgggacactacaatatacacccccgctaccaccactactgtgtacttgacacatgctaacttttttagccagttttgcagccaaacagctcagagtcatataatttgtttttgacacatgctaacattaacatttttACCTAAGAGCCAATTTttcagccaaacacctcagagtcatatcattttgtacttgaaacatgctaactttttggggggggggcaatTTTTCAGCCAAATACCTTAGACTCGTATAACTTGGAAGTTTTATACATGCTcacctttttagccaattttccaGCCAAATACCTCAGACTCGTACAACTTGGAACTTTTATACATGcaaacattttagccaattttgcggCCAAACCTgagagtcacataacttggtatttTCATACATGCTAAGTTTgtcgccaattttgcagccaaacacctctgACTCATAACTTGATACTTAACACAtggcaactgttagcatgctaacattaatgtgcaaaacttttttgccaattttgcgaCCAAACACCTCcaagtcatttaacttggtactagacacatgctaactttttggggGGGCCAATTTTTCAGCCAAATACCTTAGACTCGTATAACTTGGAAGTTTTATACATGCTcacctttttagccaattttccaGCCAAATACCTCAGACTCATACAACTTGGAACTTTTATACATGcaaacattttagccaattttgcagccaaacctgagagtcacataacttggtatttTCATACATGCTAAGTTTgtcgccaattttgcagccaaacctgagagtcacataacttggtatttTCATACATGCTAAGTTTgtcgccaattttgcagccaaacacctctgactcataacttgatacttgacacatggcaactgttagcatgctaacattaatgtgcaaaacttttttgccaattttgcgaCCGAACACcaagtcatttaacttggtactagacacatgctaacttttttggggGGCCAATTTTTCAGCCAAATACCTTAGACTCGTATAACTTGGAAGTTTTATACATGCTcacctttttagccaattttccaGCCAAATACCTCAGACTCGTACAACTTGGAACTTTTATACATGcaaacattttagccaattttgcagccaaacctgagagtcacataacttggtatttTCATACATGCTAAGTTTgtcgccaattttgcagccaaacacctctgactcataacttgatacttgacacatggcaactgttagcatgctaacattaatgtgcaaaacttttttgccaattttgcgaCCAAACACCTCcaagtcatttaacttggtactagacacatgctaacttttttggggGGCCAATTTTTCAGCCAAATACCTCAGACTCGTACAACTTGGAACTTTTATACATGcaaacattttagccaattttgcagccaaacctgagagtcacataacttggtatttTCATACATGCTAAGTTTgtcgccaattttgcagccaaacacctctgactcataacttgatacttgacacatggcaactgttagcatgctaacattaatgtgcaaaacttttttgccaattttgcgaCCAAACACCTCcaagtcatttaacttggtactagacacatgctaacttttttatctAATTTTACATGCATatgcttcatagtcatatgacttggttcGCATTACGTGAGCACACTAAAATTAAAAAACGTATatttttgtgtaatgttctaaatccaagatgtttttattttctcTTTAGAATGTGTCACGGGCCAATATTAAataagctgcgggccgcaaatggccccgggCGGCACCTTGGACACTTCTGCTTTAGACGATGCTTTACTAGTCTGCCGAGTCAGCAAATAACAAAGACccgttgtgtgtttgtgtgtgcgtgcacgttCAGGTGCCCCACTGGTCAAAGCCCTCCCAGTAAACCCCACAGACCCCAGCGTCACTGGACCAGACCTCTTTGCCAAGCTGGTCCCCATGGCGGCCCACGAGGCGTCCTCCCTCTACAGGTACACACCCGCACGGTATAGATGTTAGCGGCCGGTGTCCACCGATGCACCTTTTCTTGTGTGCGCAGCGAGGAGAAAGCCAAGCTGCTGCGAGACATCATGGCCAAGATCGACGGCAAGAATGAGACGCTGGAGTGAGTAGAGGACGTGACGGACGGTTTGTTATTTGCTAGGCTAACACCTCGTCTTTTCCAGGCAGTTCATGGACTCTCTGGGTTTGGAGCCTGAGTCTGTAGACAACCTGGACTTGTACAGCCACATCCCTCCGGTCCTGATGGAGAAGTGTGCAGCTCTCAGTGTCCGACCCGACACCGTCAAGAGCCTCATCCAGTCCATGCAGGGTGAGCAGCAGAAATAATCAGGGGTGTCCCGATACTACCTTTTTACTTCCAATAAGTTaccaatagagatgtccgattatatcggacttctgatattatcggacattatcggtatccgtttcaaaaagtcaaatttatgactttttaaaacgccgctgtacgaagtggtacacggacgtagggagaagtacagagcagttgggtctcccagtcatacttgacaaccctcccgattttcccgtgggactcccgaatttcagtgccctggGGAaaacattctcccaaatttctcctgatttccacccagacaacaatattgggggcatgccttaaagggaCTGACTTTGCGTGCCGTTCTaatataatatctacggctttttcacacacaagtaaatgcaaggcatacttggtcaacagccatacaggtcacactgagggtggccgtataaacaacttgaacactgttacaaatatgcgccacactgtgaacccacaccaaacaaaaatgacaaacatatttcgggagatcattccgcaccgtaacacaacagaacacatacccagaatcccttgcagcactaactctttcgctaacttttttttttgccaattttgaagccaaacacctcagagtcatggtacttgacacatgctaactgttagcatactatcattaacattctgactttttttttgccaatttttgaAGTCATAATTTGGTACTGACAcaggctaactttttttttagccaattttacatccTTACGCTTCAGTCATAcaactttgtacttgacacatgctaatttctttagccaattttgcagccaaacacctaaaactcataacttggtacttgacacatgctgactgttaacatgctaacattattgtgctaacttttttagccagttttgtagccaaacacctcagtcatataactttgtacttgacacatgctaatttctttagccaattttgcagccaaacacctgaaactcataacttggtacttggcaCATGCTGACTGTTAACATTattgtgctaacttttttagccagttttgcagccaaacacctcagttatataacttggttcttgacacatgcctactgttagcatgctaacattaacgttCGGAATTTTAGACAATTTTGTTTAACTTGGTGCTTTTATACAAGCCAATATCATtgcacagttgttgtttttttcaccatatcaaaccgttatttgttatcataatatgatccggacACCCTTACAGATAACCCATGAAAACACTACAAACTTACTTTCTTTGCCCCTGCAGTCCTCTCGGGGGTCTTCACCGATGTGGAGTCGTCCCTGAGAGAGATCCGAGATGTTCTGGAGGCGGACGAGGCTGGTGAGCGCGCCCTCCAGGAAGCGGGCCCCCCAGTGGTGGAGCTGCACCCAGCGCCGCAGGCCCAAATTCTGTCTGAGATCCACAGGGACCTGGAAAAATACATGGAAGCTCACGAGAAGGCCAGTTTCACCAACACAGAGCTTCACCGGGCCATGAACCTGCACATCAGCAACCTGCGCCTGCTGGGGGGGCCTCTGGAAAGTCTGAGGGAGGCTTTGCCCCACCCACAACTCAGTGAAGGTCAGCACGGACCTGATGGTGTTTCCAAGGTGGGATTTAGTGGACACATGGTGTGTGTTTGCAGAGGAAGTGGCGGGGCTTCAGTGCATGAAGCGGATTCTGGCTAAGGTTCAGGAAATGAGGGAGCAGAGAAGCAGTTTGGAGAAACAACTACGCGAGCTCATTCATCAGGATGACATCACCTCCACTTTGGTCACCACCGAGAGAGCAGACATGAAGGTAGCTCAGCTTTTGGAAGAACATTCCAAAACTCGCGCTACCTTAACCCTTGAGTCTACTTAATTCACACGTTAAGCGTcctacattttaaaattaaacTTGTTCTAAACTATGTGGCCGAATTTCAGCCCTctaaaaattaaaggcctactgaaacccactactacccaccacgcagtctgatagtttatatatcaatgatgaaatattaacattgcaacacatgccaatacggacggtttggtttactaaattacaattttaaatttcccgcggagtttcctgttgaaaacgtcgcggaatgatgacgcttgtttgtgacgttattggttggaggggacatattagcccagcaccatttacggctaaaagtagtctcttttcatcacataattacacagtattttggacatctgtgttgctgaatcttttgcaattagttcaattaataatggagactataaataagaatgctgttggtggaaagcggtggattgcagctgcctttagcaccgaaacacagccagtgtttctttgttgtgaagctttaacacaacgcggtcaagcgaacatgtttctctacgtcaaccagcaagtttttggatgggaaaattgtgatattaagtcggttcttacctgagaattgagtggattatgcgacctcctcctgtagctgtcaaaaaggcagctgagatcttggctcctccattggcttcactgagagacactggcgttcaccgcagccctccgactttcaggtatgactttataatctcactacaacactatatagaattatcctagtaaatgtgtctaataacatctgaatcgctcacactgccgtcgcctttttttttttatagtacatcactctaactttcctcatccacaaatctttcatcgtcgctttctccgtccaaattgctcttactgctggtggctcacattatcaacaatgtgaggatgtgaggggccctcacaccggtgatgtcacgcgcacatcgtctgctacgtccggtacaggcaaggctttttttattagcaaccaaaagttgcgaaatttatcgtggatgttctctactaaatactttcagcaaaaatatggcaatatcgcgaaatgatcaagtatgacacatagaatggacctgctatccccgtttgaataagaaaatctcatttcagtaggcctttaaatttaactGATTTGTCGAAGATACagaaaaaataatagttttttgGTTAAGGCTGACTCAAGGGTTGAAGCAGACTTGATGGTTCAATAATCCTACTTTATATAATCGCACAAACTTTACGTGAAACTTGAACCCACTTTTGACCTTCCAGCGTGTGTTTGAGGAGCAGCTGAAGAAGTACGAGCAGGTGAAGGTATACATCGACCAGAACCTGGCGGCCCAGGAGAACATCTTGAAGGCCCTCACCGAGGCCAATGTTCAGTACGCGTCCGTCCGCAAGAGTCTGAGCCAAACGGAGCAGCAGTGGAACGGCACGGTCCAGGGTCTGGTGGGCTCCTACGAAGCCTACGAGGACCTGATGAAGAAGTCCCAGGAAGGCAAAGAGTTCTACGACGACCTGGAAGCCAAAGCTTCTCGTCTGCTTGAGAGAGCAAAGACTTTGTGTCAGACCAGAGCGGACGAGAGGAAGCCTGTCCTCGAAAGGTGGGATGAAAATGTAGACCTTAGTCTGTAAAAACTTGGACTTCAGAACCGTAGGGTCCTGTTTATGCTTTAAGTGATTTTCATTTTCCTACCTCTGCTCTCCTGTTAGAGAAAGCCTGAAAAAGCCTCCGGCCAGACCTACAGCGGCAAAGCCCTACTTGAAGCCAAAGTCTCGGGATGGAGACTCGGCCTGTTCAAGTCTAGATGATCCAGAGTTGGCCCAACTCAATGCAGCCATTTTGGCTTTAGGAAATGACCAACCAGAGGAGCTGCGCAGCCTCCCGCCTAACATTCCTTCCCTTCCCACATCTCGTCTGCCAGGTCCAGAAGCCTTCCTGCCCCCGGGTGCCTGCCTGGGCGGAAGCGGATCTTTGCCTTGGCCCGGTTCTTCAATCCCGGGTCTTCCTCGTTTCCCAGCCAATCTCCCTCCTCCAGAGCTTCTGGCTCGGATTGCTCAGTTTCCAACATCCGGTGTTGTGGCGGCACCTGGACCTTTGGCATGCAGACAGATTCCACAGATGCCTTCACAAATACCGACGCAGGTGCCATACAGGCCACCTGGCCCCCACGTCCCTCAAGTTTGTCCCACTCCAGTCCGGCCCTCAACCACCACAGTAGACAGCATTCAGGCCCCGATCCCCAGCTACCCTTCAACACCTCAACACCCCCTCCCGCCTGCAGCTTCTACTGCTTACCCTGTACATCCACAGATGGGAGCATACCCCCAGTTTGTTCCCCAAACGGGAGTCCCGATTTTGACGCAACAGAAACCGGCTCAGCAACCTTACCCATCTCCTGTGGGGCAACCACTTCCCCCAGGCTACCAGGCTGGACCCAGACCCCTTGCTGCCCATCACCTTCCTTTACAGACTTATTCCCATGGTTACTTGCCCCCTCAATCTCGTGCCCCGCCACAGTATCCACAAACATTCCCAGGTCACATGCATCAACAACAAAACGGCTACCAGGCCCCGCCTCAGATACACCAAGGCTACCCGACCCCTCAGACCTACGCCCCACAGCAGCTGCCTCAAGGGATGCCAGGCTCTATGCCACCCCCATCCCAGGGCCTGATGCCCGCACAAAGTGCTCCTCTACAACTCCCGCCAACGTCTCAGACGACCCCGCCTGTTTCTCAGTCTTACCTGTCCCACCCAAAGCAACAAATGCCCCACAGTGCCCAGCAACTCGTGCCCCATCCACAGACTATTCAGCCCCCGCTTCATGCACAGATGCCTCCCGGTCCTCAAGTCCATCTCCCAAGAGGTCCCATGGTGCAGATGTCCCCGGGTAGCCTTGCACCACAGCATCATCCCCACCCTGGACAACATTCCATTCCAAGCATGCCCCAACCGCACATGTCAATGCCCCCTCCAAGCCAAGTACAAGCCCACCACACTGGGGGTGTTTGCTATCCTGGAGGGCCCCCCATGTTGCCTCAGCAGCCCCTGGCACCACAGCCCCTAGCTCCCCCACAGCCTTCAATGTACCCTTCACCCCCAGGAGTTAGTTTACCCCCAAGTGGTCCACAGCAGCCCCCCGCCATGGGCCCACATAGTCTACATCCTCATGTCCCGCCTCAGCACATGGTCCAACCTTCAGCAGGACAGACAGCCATTACTCCCTCCCCTCCACCTGTCCCGTCTCCAGCACCCTCACCAGGTCCAGCGTCTATGGGTCTGACCCCCCAGCTGAGACCCACGACCACCCCCAAGACGGGGGGTATCGGTCCACCCACCCTTTCCTCTCTCTCAGCAGCATGTCCATCCACATCAATGTTCCAGCTTCAGAACTCTAGCCATCATGACCTCCTCTCCTCCAGTCCAGAGAGTCACACTGGGGCCACCAAGACCCCCACCAACGTCCTCCAGCCCATTAAAGCAGATCCCAAGGAGGGGGAGCGGCGAAAGAAGGACTCTCAGGGGGTTCTCTTGATCCAAGGTGACCCGTACCAAGATCCAGAGCTCGTTGCCCGTCTTCACAGTGAACTGGAAAATTTCAGAAGACAAGTGGAGTCCCTGGAGAACCCTTCGGAGACGGAGGGGGGGGTGTCGGTGCTGGACGCTCATTGGAAGGAACTCCAGGAGCAGCAGGAGAAAGACGCCCGGCAGCTGTCCATCGCTATCGCCCGCTGCTACACCATGAAGAACCGGCACCAGGACGTGATGCCTTACGACCTCAACAGGGTGGTCCTGCAGTCGGGCAAAGACGACTACATCAACGCTAGCTACATCAAAGACTTGTCGCTATATTGCCCCCACCTCATCGCCACCCAGGCGCCGCTCACTGGCACCGCCGCAGATTTCTGGTTGATGGTCTACGAGCAGAAAGTGTCCCTGGTGGTCATGCTGGTTTCGGAGCAGGAAGTGGAGAAGGTACGATGCTCCCGATCACGCTTGTTTTGTTCCCCCTAATTTGAACCCTTCCTCCAACTTTCAGGGGAAAGTTCTGCACTACTTCCCGACAGAGCGCGGCCAGCAGTTGTCTCAGGGTCCCATCACGCTCAGCCTGACCACGCAGAAGACCACGCCCACACACGTGGAGCGCATGATCAGCCTGCAGTACCGCGACCAGAGCCTCAAGCGCACCGTTGTCCACCTGCAGTTTACCTCCTGGCCAGAGCTGTAAGAGCACACACTTCCTGTCAGTCCCTCCGTTCTTTTTTCCTTCAACCTGTCGCCACCAGGGGGCTTCCCGAGAGCAAGAGCAACCTGCTGAACTTCATCCAGGAGGTCCATGGGCACTACCTGCACCAGAGACCCTCACACACTCCTGTGGTGGTCCACTGCAGGTGAGAGGTCGTCACAGACCATCAGCCGGAGTtttaggggtgtcccgatacaatATCGGCCGGAATTCTACATACTTGTATCGAAAatcactaacctatttattattgtccacctggaatggacttatgctgttgTTAAGTTGAAGTGGTAATTTGGCGACCCCTAGTGGTCacaatgaaaaagatggcgcagacacctttgttactggatactttctaatacgctgcTACCTCAAAGACTAAGTATGTGTAACTAATATGCGACTGTAATTATTTGATTCTTGATTGTTGAAAAAAGCGCTGTTTTAAATGGCAATATTATTCAATTACATAtgcctagcttgtgtgctattgtgtgctcagctgtcGTGTAGCTGCTATCAACTAGTGGTCTATAGCCTAGCAGAGGGGTGTCCAAAATATTGCCTTGGGCCAAGTGCCGTGACTTTGTGGGTATTTCAGGTCTAAGTAGGGTTTGAATGTTAGTAGGCGCAGCATTTATATATATGACCCAAggcaaacaaccttccccagtcatggtgcaaaaaaaaaaaatgtcagacaTAACACAGCCTGCTCAGTGGGCTTTGTGAACATTATAATAACCGTCAAAgcaccattaaaaaaaactaaattgaacCACTTTGAtctattacaaagcatgatgcggataaatgactaccgtatttccttgaaatgccgccgggtatatagtacgcggctgcctaaaattactgccggctcaaactcgtttcgtaaaataattagcgcacgctcAGCATTAcggccggctcaggattaacgccgggtcaaactcgtttcgcaaaatattatttttagtagcgcatgtctagaatatccgctgggtcaaactcgtgtcgcaaaataattagcatatgcctggaatttccaccgggtcaaactcgtgacgtcacgagtaacacttcacctgtcatcattttcaaaatggaggaagctgatttcaataattttaaatcgcatgaaaggaagaagattaagagctattcagtaggatttaaggtccaagctattgaatatgctaaaaagaacagtaagcagctatgttttatttatgtaccgtagctgcgtgtgtcaaatatgagtcattaaatgactcccgcctcctggtggtagagggcgctagtgatccttcttgcgactgctCGGCtgcagaagtgacaacaagcagcaaaagtgagcagcgtgtgttcaATTTTTTCTCTCGCTTGCAGtcttaacatggaggattacatatctaaaataaaaccgttttctaaactggcctttcaatcgaagcaggaagtattaaaggaagatctccatcgagacagagagacttttaaaaactgaataatgataaggaagacttctataaacaagttatcgatgcttttgatcagaaggagctgcgcatggacttcatttataagtaaaggtaagaccataataacgtttttttttatttattgtgcttttcataatggtatccttacatcacactcaatttttttaagcgcaggcctaaatttactgcatgcctttggtaagcgccgaagtgagaagaagttttaaaataattagcgcatgcttacttttaccgcatgcctttggaaagcgccggagtgagaagaggttttaaatgaattagcgccccggtggcaattcaaggaaatccgtTATATCATTTAAGTGTCATTACTATAGTCTTTAAGAATATTTGTATTGTCTACTCGTCTTAAGCATGAATGATTTAACTGTAGaagttgttcttgtttttttcctGTGTGAAGGCTCCAACATACTTGTT contains the following coding sequences:
- the ptpn23a gene encoding tyrosine-protein phosphatase non-receptor type 23 codes for the protein MEAVPRMPMIWLDLKEAGDFLFSPAVRQFILKNYGENPDHYNEQLKKLETLRQNAVNVTRDFEGCSTLRKYFGQLHYLQSRVPMATGQEAAVPISWTEIFSGKTVSHDDISYEQACILYNLGALHSMLGAMDNRVSEEGMKVSCTHFQCSAGAFSYLRDNFSHNFSVDMSHQILNLNINLMLGQAQECLLEKSMLDNRKSFLVARISAQVVDYYKEACRALENSETASMLGKIQKDWKKLVQMKIYYFAAIAHLHMGKQAEEQQKYGERLAYLQSSLDKLSEAIKLAKGQPDSVQDALRFTMDVIGGKFNSAKKDNDFVYHESVPALDTLTSVKGAPLVKALPVNPTDPSVTGPDLFAKLVPMAAHEASSLYSEEKAKLLRDIMAKIDGKNETLEQFMDSLGLEPESVDNLDLYSHIPPVLMEKCAALSVRPDTVKSLIQSMQVLSGVFTDVESSLREIRDVLEADEAGERALQEAGPPVVELHPAPQAQILSEIHRDLEKYMEAHEKASFTNTELHRAMNLHISNLRLLGGPLESLREALPHPQLSEEEVAGLQCMKRILAKVQEMREQRSSLEKQLRELIHQDDITSTLVTTERADMKRVFEEQLKKYEQVKVYIDQNLAAQENILKALTEANVQYASVRKSLSQTEQQWNGTVQGLVGSYEAYEDLMKKSQEGKEFYDDLEAKASRLLERAKTLCQTRADERKPVLERESLKKPPARPTAAKPYLKPKSRDGDSACSSLDDPELAQLNAAILALGNDQPEELRSLPPNIPSLPTSRLPGPEAFLPPGACLGGSGSLPWPGSSIPGLPRFPANLPPPELLARIAQFPTSGVVAAPGPLACRQIPQMPSQIPTQVPYRPPGPHVPQVCPTPVRPSTTTVDSIQAPIPSYPSTPQHPLPPAASTAYPVHPQMGAYPQFVPQTGVPILTQQKPAQQPYPSPVGQPLPPGYQAGPRPLAAHHLPLQTYSHGYLPPQSRAPPQYPQTFPGHMHQQQNGYQAPPQIHQGYPTPQTYAPQQLPQGMPGSMPPPSQGLMPAQSAPLQLPPTSQTTPPVSQSYLSHPKQQMPHSAQQLVPHPQTIQPPLHAQMPPGPQVHLPRGPMVQMSPGSLAPQHHPHPGQHSIPSMPQPHMSMPPPSQVQAHHTGGVCYPGGPPMLPQQPLAPQPLAPPQPSMYPSPPGVSLPPSGPQQPPAMGPHSLHPHVPPQHMVQPSAGQTAITPSPPPVPSPAPSPGPASMGLTPQLRPTTTPKTGGIGPPTLSSLSAACPSTSMFQLQNSSHHDLLSSSPESHTGATKTPTNVLQPIKADPKEGERRKKDSQGVLLIQGDPYQDPELVARLHSELENFRRQVESLENPSETEGGVSVLDAHWKELQEQQEKDARQLSIAIARCYTMKNRHQDVMPYDLNRVVLQSGKDDYINASYIKDLSLYCPHLIATQAPLTGTAADFWLMVYEQKVSLVVMLVSEQEVEKGKVLHYFPTERGQQLSQGPITLSLTTQKTTPTHVERMISLQYRDQSLKRTVVHLQFTSWPELGLPESKSNLLNFIQEVHGHYLHQRPSHTPVVVHCSSGVGRTGAFCLLYAALQELEAGNGIADLRVLVKKMRQQRKNMLHEKLHLKFCYEAVLKHSEQVLLRHGVSVATSSRTASSAATKSYSRQESQQDLVLGADMPISSIQATIAKLSVRPPSTQPTEGGACPGLEEELVCVSPSLDSPDDAPQEHLEPTASFSSPLAHSPPPPNGLDVESPPLMPPETPPEPPPAAPSSLELLASLAPEAFSMEGGGRGKQRVTKQSFLQPAEGQGLHGTRGGESTDPLSGLDPLWSLNK